One stretch of Phycisphaerae bacterium DNA includes these proteins:
- a CDS encoding cytidylate kinase-like family protein — protein MFGRTHADKPGLVKLIEKQMRRWEITRGLRPARPTPLREQVANFVAISNDVGAGGDEIAVILAGRLNWPVFDKQILHTMADDNAMRERLHKSMNERDLSWLGEMIRSLIQQEFRKNDPFHRLAETVLCIARQGNAIFLGRAVDLILPRTRGLRVKLVASRHWRVENFARRTGANPGQAAVEIDRIEQERRRFVQEHFRVDPDDSTRFELLINVSNFNFEQVVDLIEAALKMR, from the coding sequence ATGTTCGGCAGAACCCACGCGGACAAGCCCGGATTGGTCAAGCTGATTGAGAAGCAGATGCGCCGGTGGGAGATCACCCGCGGTCTGCGACCGGCGCGGCCGACGCCGCTGCGTGAGCAGGTCGCCAACTTCGTGGCCATCTCCAATGATGTCGGTGCCGGTGGGGACGAAATCGCAGTGATCTTGGCCGGCCGACTCAACTGGCCGGTGTTCGACAAGCAGATCCTGCACACCATGGCCGACGACAACGCGATGCGCGAACGGCTCCACAAGTCCATGAACGAGCGTGACTTGAGCTGGCTGGGGGAGATGATTCGGTCCTTGATACAGCAGGAGTTCCGCAAAAACGACCCCTTCCACCGACTGGCCGAGACAGTGCTGTGCATCGCCCGCCAGGGAAACGCCATCTTCCTCGGCCGAGCGGTGGATCTGATCCTCCCGCGCACGCGCGGCCTGCGGGTGAAGCTCGTCGCCTCGCGCCACTGGCGGGTCGAGAACTTCGCCCGCCGCACGGGAGCCAATCCGGGACAAGCCGCCGTCGAGATCGATCGCATCGAGCAGGAACGCCGTCGCTTCGTCCAGGAACACTTCCGGGTTGACCCCGATGACTCCACCCGTTTTGAACTGCTCATCAACGTCAGCAACTTCAACTTCGAGCAAGTGGTGGACCTGATCGAAGCCGCGCTGAAGATGCGGTAG
- a CDS encoding M2 family metallopeptidase, producing the protein MFGVAGCQSGSGPVTDARSFIREYEARVRPVENDLSRAWWKANTSGKDEDYKAKEQVQNKLDGLLSDPAQFVRLEKIRQGLAAGSDQLDPLVARQIEVLYLVYKAKQLDADLLKRIAAKENEVEQKFNVFRARVDGTEMTDGEVMDVLKSSKDSRHRRKVWEASKVVGSVVLVDLKELVRLRNEAATKLGFRNFYEMQLRLAEQEPEEILRLFDELYALTRESFSQAKAEIDARLAANCGITVAGLRPWHYHDRFFQESPAIDDVDFDTPYAKVDIAGLARTFYEGIGLPVDRILARSDLYEKPGKCPHGFCCDIDREGDVRILVNIVPRHDWMATVLHECGHAVYAARNIPISVPYVLRTPAHSFTTEGVAMMLEQFAIRPDWMAAMGLKVADPEAAGRAGAAMKKRALLIFVAWSQVMTRFEMAMYENPEQDLGELWWDLVEKYQMVKRPEGRDAPDYASKIHICTNPCYYHNYTMGQLFASQLHATIARQVLKTEPARTLYHRRKEVGEFLTKRVFAPGSSMRWPEFVRFATGEELSAKAFAAEAR; encoded by the coding sequence ATGTTCGGTGTTGCCGGATGCCAGTCGGGGTCGGGACCTGTTACGGATGCTCGGAGCTTCATTCGCGAATATGAGGCCAGGGTGCGGCCGGTGGAGAACGACCTGTCCCGGGCCTGGTGGAAGGCGAACACGTCGGGCAAGGATGAGGACTACAAGGCCAAGGAGCAGGTTCAGAACAAGCTGGACGGTCTCCTGTCCGATCCTGCTCAATTTGTCCGGTTGGAGAAGATCCGCCAGGGTTTGGCGGCCGGAAGCGACCAGCTTGATCCCCTCGTGGCCAGGCAGATTGAGGTGCTGTATCTCGTCTACAAGGCCAAGCAGCTCGACGCCGACTTGCTCAAGAGGATCGCGGCCAAGGAGAACGAGGTCGAACAGAAGTTCAACGTTTTCCGGGCCAGGGTTGACGGGACGGAGATGACTGACGGCGAAGTCATGGACGTGCTCAAGAGCTCCAAGGACTCGCGGCATCGTCGCAAGGTCTGGGAGGCGAGCAAGGTGGTGGGCTCGGTTGTTCTGGTCGACCTGAAGGAATTGGTCAGGCTCCGCAACGAAGCCGCGACGAAGCTGGGTTTCCGCAACTTCTACGAGATGCAGTTGCGGCTGGCCGAACAGGAACCCGAGGAGATCCTCAGGCTGTTTGATGAGTTGTATGCACTGACTCGCGAGTCGTTCAGCCAGGCGAAGGCGGAGATCGATGCCAGGCTGGCCGCCAACTGCGGGATAACGGTGGCCGGCCTTCGCCCCTGGCATTACCACGATCGGTTCTTCCAGGAGTCGCCGGCGATCGACGATGTGGATTTCGACACGCCCTACGCCAAGGTGGACATCGCCGGGCTGGCTCGGACTTTCTACGAAGGCATCGGGCTGCCGGTGGACAGGATCCTGGCTCGAAGTGACCTGTACGAGAAGCCCGGCAAGTGCCCGCACGGCTTCTGCTGCGACATTGACCGCGAGGGCGACGTTCGGATCCTGGTGAACATTGTGCCGAGGCACGACTGGATGGCCACGGTGCTCCACGAGTGTGGGCACGCCGTCTATGCCGCCCGGAACATTCCGATCAGTGTGCCTTACGTGCTGCGAACGCCGGCTCACTCGTTCACCACCGAAGGCGTTGCCATGATGCTCGAGCAGTTCGCGATTCGGCCTGACTGGATGGCGGCCATGGGTCTGAAGGTGGCCGATCCGGAAGCGGCCGGCAGGGCCGGAGCGGCGATGAAGAAGCGAGCCCTGTTGATCTTTGTCGCCTGGTCGCAGGTGATGACCCGGTTTGAAATGGCCATGTACGAGAATCCGGAGCAGGATCTCGGCGAGCTGTGGTGGGACCTGGTGGAGAAGTACCAGATGGTCAAGCGGCCGGAGGGTCGAGACGCTCCCGACTACGCGAGCAAGATTCACATCTGCACCAATCCGTGCTACTACCACAACTACACGATGGGTCAGCTGTTTGCTTCCCAGCTTCATGCCACGATTGCGCGCCAGGTGCTGAAGACTGAGCCGGCCAGAACCCTGTATCACCGGCGCAAGGAGGTCGGCGAGTTCCTCACGAAGCGGGTTTTTGCCCCGGGCAGCTCGATGCGGTGGCCCGAGTTCGTGCGCTTCGCCACCGGCGAGGAGTTGAGTGCCAAGGCGTTTGCGGCGGAGGCGCGGTAG
- a CDS encoding alpha-L-fucosidase, with protein sequence MRLTRVSVVVFGLALVFGIPVHQGSSLLAETSAERDQRMAWWRKARFGMFIHWGLYAIPAGEWKGERLDNPAHCTTWTRHFLSIPTADWDPLIHEYEPVWYNPRDWARLAKAAGMQYAVLTTKHHEGFCLFDSKLTDFTAMHAPARRDLVKEWLEAFRAEGIRVGFYYSLIDWHHPDYPVVGDRLHPERKRPETLAEKRDLNKYLDYLHGQVRELMTRYGKIDVLWFDFSYDKLTGEAWRGTELLTMVRSLQPGIIVNDRVGLGGDFSTPEQRIPPNGIPGKDWETCMTMNGSWGYKRHDHAWKSTEALIRNLIDIASKGGNYLLNVGPTAEGVIPEASVNRLTHIGRWMRINGESIYGTSASPFSRQLPWGRCTRKLLDDGTTRLYLQVFDWPKDGRLAVPGLASQASQAYLLVDSRRAPLPCRSHAEVLTIQVPAAAPDSLASVIALDIEGDLKIVQPRLRADADGVFHLHGRDAELHGTSIRYDGQEGRESVGYWTDAKDWISWPIQVEKGGTFRVEVVYGCAKGEGGEYVVEVNGQRLAARARETGGWFERVTDLIGTVDLQTTGARSLSIRLTSKPGLAVMDLQAVILRPMAHP encoded by the coding sequence ATGAGACTGACCCGAGTTTCTGTCGTGGTTTTTGGCCTGGCTTTGGTTTTTGGGATCCCTGTGCATCAGGGAAGCTCGCTGTTGGCCGAAACATCTGCTGAACGCGACCAGCGCATGGCGTGGTGGCGTAAGGCGCGGTTTGGCATGTTCATTCACTGGGGACTATATGCGATTCCAGCGGGCGAGTGGAAAGGAGAACGCCTTGACAATCCGGCTCACTGTACAACGTGGACCCGGCATTTCCTCAGCATCCCGACTGCCGATTGGGATCCCCTGATCCATGAGTACGAGCCGGTTTGGTACAATCCGCGTGACTGGGCCAGGTTGGCCAAGGCCGCGGGTATGCAGTACGCCGTCCTGACGACCAAGCATCACGAGGGTTTCTGTCTGTTCGACAGCAAGCTCACGGATTTCACTGCGATGCACGCTCCCGCCCGTCGCGACTTGGTGAAGGAATGGCTGGAGGCCTTTCGTGCCGAGGGGATTCGGGTAGGCTTCTACTACTCGTTGATCGATTGGCATCATCCCGACTATCCTGTGGTCGGCGATCGCCTGCACCCCGAGCGCAAACGACCGGAAACGCTCGCCGAGAAGCGCGACCTGAACAAATATCTCGATTATTTGCACGGGCAGGTCCGCGAGCTGATGACCCGCTACGGCAAGATCGACGTGCTGTGGTTCGATTTCAGTTACGACAAGCTCACCGGAGAGGCGTGGCGGGGAACGGAACTGTTGACCATGGTTCGATCGCTGCAGCCGGGGATCATTGTCAATGATCGTGTAGGTCTGGGGGGTGATTTCTCAACGCCCGAGCAGCGCATTCCGCCCAATGGAATTCCCGGCAAAGACTGGGAAACGTGCATGACGATGAATGGCAGTTGGGGTTACAAGCGCCATGACCACGCATGGAAGTCGACGGAAGCGCTGATCCGCAACCTGATCGATATTGCCAGCAAGGGAGGGAATTACCTGCTGAACGTCGGTCCCACGGCGGAAGGCGTGATTCCCGAAGCGAGTGTGAATCGCCTGACGCACATCGGGCGTTGGATGCGGATAAACGGCGAGAGCATTTACGGCACGTCGGCCAGCCCTTTTTCAAGGCAATTGCCCTGGGGGCGCTGCACGCGGAAGCTGTTGGACGATGGCACGACGCGGCTCTATCTGCAGGTCTTCGATTGGCCCAAGGACGGGCGTCTTGCCGTGCCGGGCCTGGCGAGTCAAGCATCTCAGGCGTACCTGCTTGTCGATTCGCGCCGTGCACCGTTGCCTTGCAGAAGTCACGCGGAGGTATTGACGATTCAGGTACCGGCGGCTGCGCCGGATTCCCTCGCTTCGGTGATTGCGCTCGACATCGAGGGCGACCTGAAGATCGTCCAACCTCGCTTGCGGGCTGACGCCGACGGAGTGTTTCACCTCCATGGGCGTGATGCGGAATTGCATGGTACCTCGATCCGTTATGATGGTCAGGAAGGCCGTGAAAGCGTGGGCTATTGGACTGACGCCAAGGATTGGATCAGCTGGCCGATTCAGGTGGAGAAGGGGGGCACGTTTCGCGTGGAAGTGGTTTACGGTTGCGCGAAAGGCGAGGGGGGCGAATATGTGGTTGAAGTGAATGGACAACGATTGGCGGCCAGAGCCCGTGAAACCGGGGGCTGGTTCGAGCGCGTCACTGATCTGATCGGCACGGTGGATCTGCAGACGACCGGAGCGAGAAGCCTCTCGATTCGTCTCACATCGAAGCCCGGCTTGGCCGTCATGGACCTGCAAGCAGTCATCCTCCGACCGATGGCGCATCCGTAG
- a CDS encoding sugar isomerase gives MAANDGQEMTGITRRGFFGAVGGTMVAGGAVLTDAGCAEAASVSRALRSTLVPGRALRVKPALAYAIPQRHEKTSWRSYGGLKTREDVDQEARRIEQELKGLAAQAEFSVEVLPLTLVGDAGQAAAVAKTECDTILVFGSGGDQGWLETMAASGKPNLLFVRHRSGPVYLWYEIAHWRLLRKSEDAFREPNLDVDDVVVDDYGELLWRLRALYGLKNARGTVSVALGGLQAYSKPGQECGPAHVKVVWGYDVKEVAVEQIEGRLRQARADVAVMGEVERQADDLLTQPNVRLGTERRFVVNSFLALRVFKEIMKEAGATNLGVANCMGPLIGLLDTPPCLVLSLLNDEGWTAFCHADYTHTPPGVLLRWISGKPSLVSNSHFPHDGIMTLAHCAAPRRMNGQDCEPTRILTHFESDYGAATKVEYAKGQVTTNIIPNLHCTKWYGFRGRILDSPAYDMCRSQMDVRIDGDWRRLLRTMEGFHTITCYGDYLREVGYAIKKLQIEWDNVSA, from the coding sequence ATGGCGGCGAATGATGGACAGGAGATGACCGGGATCACGCGGCGAGGGTTCTTCGGCGCGGTGGGTGGGACGATGGTTGCAGGCGGTGCGGTACTGACAGATGCCGGGTGCGCGGAGGCCGCCTCAGTCTCCCGGGCGTTGAGGTCCACTCTTGTTCCCGGCCGGGCGCTCCGGGTGAAGCCTGCGCTGGCGTATGCCATCCCCCAGCGGCACGAGAAGACGAGTTGGCGGTCGTACGGTGGTCTCAAAACACGCGAAGACGTGGACCAGGAGGCTCGTCGGATCGAGCAGGAGCTGAAAGGACTGGCGGCACAGGCCGAGTTTTCCGTCGAGGTGCTTCCTCTCACGCTGGTTGGAGATGCGGGTCAGGCCGCTGCGGTGGCCAAGACCGAATGCGACACCATCCTGGTCTTCGGCTCGGGTGGCGACCAAGGTTGGCTGGAGACCATGGCGGCCTCGGGCAAGCCAAACCTGCTGTTCGTGCGGCACCGGTCCGGGCCGGTCTACCTGTGGTACGAGATTGCCCACTGGCGACTGCTGCGCAAGAGTGAGGATGCGTTCAGAGAGCCGAATCTCGATGTCGATGATGTTGTGGTCGACGACTACGGTGAGCTCTTGTGGAGGCTTCGGGCGCTGTATGGTCTGAAGAATGCCCGCGGGACGGTGTCGGTTGCCTTGGGCGGTTTGCAGGCCTACAGCAAGCCGGGGCAGGAGTGCGGGCCGGCGCACGTCAAGGTGGTCTGGGGCTACGACGTGAAGGAGGTGGCGGTCGAGCAGATCGAGGGCCGACTCAGGCAGGCCCGCGCCGACGTGGCGGTCATGGGTGAAGTCGAGCGGCAGGCGGACGATCTGCTGACCCAGCCGAACGTGAGGCTTGGTACCGAGAGACGGTTTGTGGTCAACTCGTTCCTCGCGCTGCGGGTGTTCAAGGAAATCATGAAGGAGGCAGGGGCGACCAATCTGGGCGTGGCCAACTGCATGGGGCCGCTGATCGGTCTGCTGGACACGCCGCCGTGCCTTGTGCTCAGTCTGCTCAATGACGAAGGCTGGACTGCGTTTTGCCACGCCGACTACACCCACACGCCGCCGGGCGTGCTGCTGCGGTGGATCTCGGGCAAGCCGTCGTTGGTCAGCAACTCGCATTTCCCGCACGACGGCATCATGACGCTGGCCCACTGCGCCGCCCCGCGGCGAATGAACGGGCAGGACTGTGAGCCGACGCGGATCCTCACGCATTTCGAGTCGGATTATGGCGCGGCCACGAAGGTGGAATATGCGAAGGGTCAAGTGACCACCAACATCATCCCGAACCTGCACTGCACGAAGTGGTATGGCTTCCGGGGGCGCATCCTGGACTCGCCGGCCTATGACATGTGTCGGTCACAGATGGACGTGCGGATCGACGGCGACTGGCGACGGCTGCTGCGCACCATGGAAGGCTTCCACACCATCACTTGTTACGGCGATTACCTCCGTGAGGTGGGGTACGCGATCAAGAAGCTGCAGATTGAATGGGACAATGTCAGCGCCTGA
- a CDS encoding DUF2961 domain-containing protein, with amino-acid sequence MRRRSLPAGSLVILFTLILPAAVLAGDLDNLFNVRSARTKRVSSANPEWRNTNRDNRQLPAGETLTLAELQGPGVVRHIWFTIAAPAGWGRWLTLRMYWDGQEEPAVETPIGDFFAVGHGALTVVDSLPVAVSSEGRALNCYWPMPFTKSAKLTLTNDSKEAARAIYYYVDYEEVDELPSTTAFFHAQYRQEYPAKMGEDYLILDAEGRGHYVGTVLSVALRTRGWFGEGDDRFYIDGATEPQLRGTGTEDYFCDAWGFRVLNRPFYGITLNGSDQGRDFGDLITAYRWHVNDPVHFARSLKVTIEDKGNVFDASGRQVSGFMERSDLMSSVAFWYQTGKAKRFATLPPAEERRIPTEVIQFEAMVKDAKAEPLSTPVEAQRGRFNGGAQLWVKFADQPGEVTIPFKLEKALVGMATLRLTTARDYGTFEVLLDGKTLSGRKALDLYAPAVTSSVFSMGYVDLVAGDHELKFKCVGKDDKSTGYYLGVDALEVARITKYVLVK; translated from the coding sequence ATGAGAAGAAGATCATTACCTGCCGGTTCGTTAGTGATTCTATTCACCTTGATTCTGCCGGCGGCGGTGTTGGCCGGCGACCTGGACAACCTGTTCAATGTTCGCAGCGCCCGGACGAAACGGGTGTCGAGTGCGAACCCGGAATGGAGGAACACCAACCGGGACAATCGCCAGTTGCCGGCCGGGGAGACGCTCACCTTGGCCGAGCTTCAGGGTCCGGGTGTCGTTCGGCACATCTGGTTTACGATCGCGGCGCCTGCCGGATGGGGGCGTTGGCTGACGTTGCGGATGTACTGGGACGGTCAGGAGGAGCCGGCGGTGGAGACTCCCATCGGTGACTTCTTTGCCGTGGGGCACGGAGCGTTGACGGTGGTGGACTCGTTGCCCGTGGCGGTCTCGTCGGAAGGGCGGGCGTTGAACTGCTACTGGCCGATGCCGTTCACCAAGAGCGCGAAGCTCACGCTGACCAACGACTCGAAGGAGGCCGCCCGGGCGATCTACTACTACGTTGACTATGAGGAGGTTGATGAGCTGCCTTCGACCACGGCTTTTTTTCACGCCCAGTATCGGCAGGAGTATCCCGCGAAGATGGGTGAGGACTACCTGATTCTCGACGCTGAGGGTCGGGGGCATTACGTTGGCACGGTGTTGTCCGTCGCCCTGCGGACGCGAGGCTGGTTCGGCGAGGGTGACGACCGGTTCTACATTGACGGTGCGACCGAACCGCAGCTTCGGGGCACGGGAACGGAGGACTACTTCTGCGATGCGTGGGGGTTCCGGGTGCTCAACCGGCCGTTTTACGGCATCACCCTCAACGGCTCCGACCAGGGGCGTGATTTCGGCGACCTCATCACCGCGTATCGTTGGCACGTCAACGACCCTGTCCATTTCGCCCGATCGCTGAAGGTCACGATCGAGGACAAGGGCAATGTGTTCGACGCGAGCGGCCGCCAGGTTTCCGGCTTCATGGAGCGGTCCGACCTGATGAGTTCGGTGGCCTTCTGGTATCAGACCGGCAAGGCCAAGCGGTTCGCGACGCTGCCGCCCGCGGAGGAGCGTCGCATCCCGACGGAGGTGATCCAGTTCGAGGCGATGGTGAAGGATGCGAAGGCGGAGCCGTTGTCAACGCCAGTTGAAGCGCAGCGTGGGAGATTCAATGGCGGCGCGCAGCTTTGGGTGAAGTTTGCCGACCAGCCGGGTGAGGTCACTATCCCGTTCAAGCTGGAGAAGGCTCTGGTGGGCATGGCGACGCTGCGACTGACCACGGCCCGCGATTATGGCACATTCGAGGTACTGCTAGACGGCAAGACGTTGTCGGGCAGGAAGGCTCTGGACTTGTATGCGCCGGCGGTCACGTCTTCGGTGTTCAGCATGGGTTACGTCGACCTGGTGGCGGGCGATCACGAGCTCAAGTTCAAATGCGTCGGGAAGGACGACAAGTCGACGGGCTATTATCTTGGCGTGGACGCGCTGGAAGTCGCCCGGATCACGAAGTACGTGCTGGTGAAGTAG
- a CDS encoding aspartate aminotransferase family protein encodes MTPDEFRKRGRQVVDWVADYMENVERYPVLSQVSPGEIRAQLPPSPPATGEPFEHILRDIDRIIMPGITHWQSPNFFAYFPCNNSGPSILGELLSAGLGVQGMLWATSPACTELETHVMDWLVDMLGLPAHFKSSSTGGGVIQDTASSATLCAILAARERATGGRSNLTGTDPRLVAYASTQAHSSIEKGVRIAGMGVNNLRLIDVDERYAMRVGLLAQAIAADRAAGRVPCFACATVGTTSSTAIDPLPQIGKLCREQNIWLHVDAAMAGAAALCPEFRSLQEGLDLADSYGFNPHKWMFTNFDCDCFFVADRAGLIRTLSILPEYLRNKATESGAVIDYRDWHIPLGRRFRALKLWFVIRSFGVEGLRERVRKHIVLAREFTEWVKADPHFEVAAPVTINLVCFRHRGGDDVNERILDRLNSSGKLYLTHTKLGGKLTLRMSIAQTNVERRHVEQAWRLIQSAAS; translated from the coding sequence ATGACTCCCGATGAGTTCCGAAAACGGGGACGCCAGGTCGTGGACTGGGTCGCCGACTACATGGAGAACGTCGAGCGGTACCCGGTCCTGTCGCAGGTCAGCCCCGGCGAGATCCGTGCCCAGTTGCCTCCGTCGCCGCCCGCCACGGGCGAGCCGTTCGAGCACATCCTGCGCGATATCGACCGGATCATCATGCCGGGCATCACCCATTGGCAGTCGCCTAATTTCTTCGCCTATTTTCCATGCAACAATTCGGGGCCGTCCATCCTGGGCGAGCTGCTCTCCGCCGGCCTGGGCGTGCAGGGCATGCTCTGGGCGACCAGCCCCGCGTGCACCGAGCTCGAAACCCACGTGATGGACTGGCTGGTCGACATGCTCGGCCTGCCCGCTCACTTCAAGTCGAGTTCGACCGGTGGGGGTGTGATTCAGGACACCGCCTCGTCGGCGACGCTGTGCGCCATCCTGGCCGCCCGCGAGCGGGCCACTGGGGGACGAAGCAACCTGACCGGTACCGACCCGCGTCTTGTCGCGTACGCCTCCACCCAGGCGCATTCCTCCATCGAGAAGGGCGTCCGTATCGCCGGCATGGGGGTGAACAATCTCCGCCTGATCGATGTGGATGAGCGTTATGCCATGCGCGTCGGTCTCCTGGCCCAGGCCATCGCCGCCGATCGCGCCGCGGGACGCGTCCCCTGCTTCGCCTGCGCTACGGTCGGCACGACCTCGTCGACGGCCATCGACCCGCTGCCCCAGATCGGCAAGCTCTGCCGGGAACAGAACATCTGGCTGCACGTCGATGCGGCCATGGCCGGCGCGGCGGCCCTGTGTCCGGAGTTCCGTTCGCTTCAGGAGGGGCTCGATCTGGCCGACAGCTACGGCTTCAATCCGCACAAGTGGATGTTCACGAACTTCGACTGCGATTGCTTCTTCGTCGCCGACCGGGCAGGGCTCATCCGTACGCTGAGCATCCTGCCCGAGTACCTGCGCAACAAGGCGACCGAGTCGGGCGCGGTCATCGACTACCGCGACTGGCACATCCCGCTCGGTCGGCGCTTCCGCGCGCTGAAGCTGTGGTTCGTGATCCGTTCATTCGGCGTCGAAGGGCTCCGCGAGCGTGTCCGCAAACACATCGTTCTCGCCCGCGAGTTCACCGAGTGGGTGAAGGCCGACCCGCACTTCGAGGTGGCCGCGCCGGTGACCATCAACCTGGTCTGCTTCCGCCACCGTGGCGGCGATGACGTCAACGAGCGCATCCTCGACCGCCTGAACTCCTCCGGGAAGCTCTACCTGACCCACACGAAGCTTGGCGGGAAGTTGACCCTGCGGATGTCCATCGCCCAGACCAACGTCGAACGTCGCCATGTCGAGCAGGCCTGGCGGCTCATTCAATCCGCCGCAAGCTGA